The Tardiphaga alba genome includes a window with the following:
- a CDS encoding DMT family transporter, with protein sequence MDRQPSKIRAAFWMSGWLLLMLFVAIGGRETLRELGVFQVMEIRSLFGFVFLVPIVLMNGGCRAMATTRPMAHVTRNLVHYASQLGWFYALTLIPLSQLVSIEFTMPIWIAIMAAIFLGERITRWKVIAIVLGLIGVIVIVRPTTGELNVGQLISLASAFGFGISVTLIKSLTRTDSALKIIFWMIVVQSTAGLIPAIATWEWPSAYVWFWLVVVGFCGTFSHFCMARAMLYADATVVVPMDFLRVPLSAMIGWLLYSEQLDMFTVLGATLILAGNTLNLRSPDRAPARATT encoded by the coding sequence ATGGACCGCCAGCCCTCCAAAATTCGCGCCGCCTTCTGGATGTCCGGCTGGCTGCTCTTGATGCTGTTCGTGGCCATCGGCGGTCGCGAGACGCTGCGCGAACTCGGCGTGTTTCAGGTAATGGAAATCCGCTCGCTGTTCGGTTTCGTTTTCCTTGTACCGATCGTCCTGATGAATGGTGGTTGCAGAGCCATGGCGACCACGCGGCCGATGGCGCATGTCACGCGCAATCTGGTGCACTACGCATCGCAGCTCGGCTGGTTTTATGCGCTGACCCTGATCCCGCTCAGCCAACTCGTATCGATTGAATTCACGATGCCGATCTGGATCGCCATCATGGCCGCGATCTTTCTCGGTGAGCGCATCACGCGCTGGAAGGTGATCGCGATCGTCCTCGGCTTGATCGGCGTCATCGTGATCGTGCGGCCGACGACAGGCGAGCTGAATGTCGGACAACTGATCTCGCTCGCCTCGGCTTTTGGATTTGGTATTTCGGTGACCTTGATCAAGTCGCTGACGCGCACCGACAGCGCGCTCAAGATCATCTTCTGGATGATCGTGGTCCAGTCGACGGCAGGTCTCATTCCCGCGATAGCCACATGGGAATGGCCATCGGCCTATGTGTGGTTCTGGCTGGTCGTCGTCGGCTTCTGCGGCACCTTCTCGCACTTCTGCATGGCGCGCGCGATGCTCTATGCCGATGCGACAGTCGTCGTGCCGATGGATTTCCTGCGCGTGCCGTTGAGCGCCATGATCGGATGGTTACTATACTCTGAACAGCTGGACATGTTCACGGTGCTCGGCGCCACGCTGATCCTCGCCGGTAATACGCTGAACCTGCGCAGCCCCGATCGCGCACCGGCGCGCGCGACCACCTGA
- a CDS encoding BrnA antitoxin family protein → MAQPPRRPRTLQDARTEAESAFKKVTAPVAEAPAKAKAIPGVREVVSLRIDQDVLEYFQEAGPGWQDRINDALRKAAGK, encoded by the coding sequence ATGGCCCAGCCCCCACGCCGACCACGCACGCTCCAGGACGCCCGCACCGAGGCTGAATCAGCTTTCAAGAAGGTCACCGCGCCGGTTGCGGAAGCACCGGCCAAGGCGAAAGCCATTCCTGGTGTTCGCGAGGTGGTGTCGCTGCGGATCGATCAGGACGTGCTCGAATATTTCCAGGAAGCCGGTCCAGGCTGGCAGGACCGGATCAATGATGCGCTGCGCAAGGCTGCGGGAAAATAG
- a CDS encoding CaiB/BaiF CoA transferase family protein, with translation MTGPLHGVRVVDLTTMLSGPCAAQTLAEMGADVTKVETPEGDNLRNIGQSRSGGMGPMHLHANRGKRSVALDLKSEDGRNAFIGLIKDADVLICNVRTKAMQRLRLAYDDLRAINPTLIYVSIVGYGSGGPYSDRPAYDDLIQAAVGIPSLGASQEGGARYAPIAVADRVTGMNAANAALGALYHRLRTGEGQHVEVAMFETMAFMVLSDHMGGRTYQPQLGPTVFERYASVRRPFPTLDGVVCLLLVTDKQWKAFFDLVDRGNVLEDERFSTVSGRTHNTTALYKIVAELVATRTTDWWMQELERVDIPAVPLATIDSLIDDPHLKAVGFFDEVEHPSEGPIRAMRSTGRWSKSQPAPDRPAPRLGEHNEQILPR, from the coding sequence ATGACGGGTCCGCTACATGGTGTTCGAGTTGTCGATCTCACCACGATGTTGTCGGGGCCATGTGCTGCGCAGACCCTTGCCGAGATGGGCGCCGACGTCACCAAGGTCGAGACGCCCGAGGGCGACAATCTCCGCAATATCGGCCAGTCCCGCAGCGGCGGGATGGGGCCGATGCATCTTCATGCCAATCGCGGCAAGCGCAGCGTCGCGCTCGATCTCAAGAGCGAGGATGGGCGCAACGCATTTATAGGTCTGATCAAGGATGCCGATGTCCTGATCTGCAATGTCAGGACCAAGGCGATGCAGCGTCTGCGCCTCGCTTACGATGATTTGCGCGCGATCAACCCGACCCTGATCTATGTGAGCATCGTTGGCTATGGCAGCGGTGGGCCTTATTCGGATCGGCCAGCTTATGATGATCTCATTCAGGCGGCCGTCGGCATTCCGTCGCTTGGCGCGTCGCAGGAAGGCGGCGCGCGCTACGCGCCGATCGCTGTTGCGGATCGTGTCACCGGCATGAATGCGGCCAATGCGGCGCTGGGTGCGCTGTATCACCGTCTCAGGACGGGTGAGGGCCAGCATGTCGAGGTCGCGATGTTCGAGACGATGGCCTTCATGGTGCTGTCCGATCACATGGGCGGTCGCACCTATCAGCCTCAACTCGGCCCGACCGTGTTCGAACGATATGCGTCGGTGCGCCGACCATTCCCGACGTTGGACGGCGTGGTTTGCTTGCTGCTCGTCACCGACAAACAGTGGAAGGCATTCTTTGATCTCGTCGATCGCGGCAATGTTCTCGAGGACGAACGTTTCTCCACAGTATCAGGGCGCACGCATAACACGACAGCGCTCTACAAGATCGTCGCCGAACTCGTCGCGACGCGCACGACCGACTGGTGGATGCAGGAACTGGAGCGTGTCGATATTCCCGCAGTGCCGCTGGCGACCATCGACAGCCTGATCGACGATCCGCATCTGAAGGCGGTCGGCTTCTTCGACGAGGTCGAGCATCCCAGCGAAGGTCCGATCAGGGCCATGCGATCGACGGGGCGTTGGTCGAAATCGCAGCCAGCACCAGATCGGCCAGCTCCACGCCTGGGCGAGCACAACGAACAAATTTTGCCGAGGTAG
- a CDS encoding translocation/assembly module TamB domain-containing protein: MRLRRRTIFIGLAAFVLLLGVAGYAFLHFTLRGQGDDKGLLANLISRALSTPAAQISIGDVSGVLTSDVTVSDVSIADQDGVWLKLDKIRLVWRRTALLAGRLEIDKLDVGRLAIHRKPLPTPATIVPEQSPPGQTAQPDEPLLPTIPVKVELKSFALAELSLGEPLLGVASRLTAAGQAVLGNPAEGLALTLDARRLDAQGVFAAKLDYIPASGRLQTMLTLDEAPGGIVVRLLKVADLPAAKLDLRGTGTLDAFDAKLAFDAGPSTGADGAAQLTRQADGRRLSLDLGARIEGLLPSVIQPIFAGTTRLNSSIGFAPDGGIRIEPLSVVSKLARMDIGGSVDAEQVADLTIRMRALPNTGDATEVNDIGIKTLAFDATVKGALSGPQVAATAALRDAKLPQGRFGQIDASFNATPAGSLLEKDTTVKLTGQVKATGLHASDAAIDSAVGSSLSLMFAGTSRAGIVDVQTLQLQTETAAASFAGQVGGPLLKGRADITSSDLARFGALAGLKLRGALAFGAQLDGSPDAGRIDARLDGKLTGLSTGIGQVDGLTGGTVDLAGTVRTLPGAGYGFDDLRIAGRHIGARVHGDATRENAAISAVVQIPQLSHADKTLSGQAEANAQLSGSLGKLNAHVAMALNDVRASGRPVPRVTLELAATDVTGALDAKATLDGIIDRNSANGRLHVAKQSDGGWRVDDLDLRVGSVAARGVIALDAEHLLSGQLAASAGNLDDLSPLLLAKLAGAFDASLNFTTEAGAQNAQIALRGQGLKYASDAIGKVDVQAALRDIWRRPMADGNVAIDNASIAGEVVQSVRVASRSTTSGSDITLKLNGKRVGADLRAMLVPANDIRLDLSALTARYESSRIALARPASFTLRGSAIDIRDFALALDRGVLSVNGTAGDTLDLTLSAKAVPLAVANAVAPQLGLAGTLDAQARVTGTAQAPSGDWRVAIAGLAAAQTREFALAPMGIQASGRLSEGQTTLDAQVSAPRLGQLRAAGKIPLQRGALDLAVKGSLDLAAANGHLSPQGRRLSGRSDIDLRVTGALDKPKLNGAATLSGGTFDDVELGTKLTGIAARIAARNEDVVIERFTATSANGGSLNASGNIRIDPDAGLPGSIQVSGRDVLLASNAIMKMRASPNLRIAGPLMRDPRITGRIDVDGLDVNVPERLPSTLKPLAGTRHVDAPEHVRQAIEKEEKARKRTKRAPPFDAGLDLTIAAPNRVFVRGRGIDAELGGDMRLTGRLASPVTIGAFEMRRGKLQVAGTRLDFSRGRATFSGEVTPELDFVAQTQAGDVTAQITVSGIASAPTFAFSSSPDLPQDEVLSRIMFSKASGGLSPFQAVQLAQMVAQFSGDGGPDTMERLRRSLGVDALDISAGGAGGPSVGAARAINSRVSVGVKGAAAAKDSAVTLDIDLTRRLRLQGEASGTGATSIGIGTEIEY; the protein is encoded by the coding sequence ATGCGGTTACGCCGCAGAACCATATTCATTGGTCTTGCCGCATTCGTGCTGTTGCTCGGCGTCGCGGGCTATGCGTTTCTCCATTTCACATTGCGCGGGCAGGGCGACGACAAGGGGCTGCTCGCCAATCTGATCTCGCGCGCACTATCGACACCGGCGGCGCAAATCTCGATCGGTGACGTCTCGGGCGTGCTGACATCGGATGTCACCGTCAGCGATGTCTCGATCGCCGATCAGGATGGCGTCTGGCTCAAGCTCGACAAGATCAGGCTGGTGTGGCGCCGCACGGCGCTGCTGGCGGGCAGGCTTGAGATCGACAAGCTCGATGTCGGCCGTCTCGCCATCCATCGCAAGCCGCTGCCGACACCTGCAACGATTGTTCCCGAACAATCGCCGCCCGGTCAGACAGCACAGCCCGATGAGCCGCTGCTGCCCACCATCCCCGTCAAGGTGGAGCTGAAATCCTTTGCGCTGGCGGAACTGTCCCTCGGCGAGCCGCTGCTCGGCGTTGCCTCCCGGCTCACGGCAGCCGGCCAGGCCGTGCTTGGCAATCCCGCCGAAGGCCTCGCGCTGACGCTCGATGCGCGACGGCTCGATGCGCAGGGCGTGTTTGCAGCAAAGCTTGATTACATCCCGGCGAGCGGACGGCTGCAGACCATGCTGACCCTCGACGAAGCGCCTGGCGGCATCGTGGTGCGGTTGCTCAAGGTTGCTGATCTCCCGGCCGCCAAACTGGACCTGCGCGGCACCGGCACGCTGGATGCGTTCGATGCAAAGCTGGCTTTCGATGCCGGACCGAGCACAGGTGCCGATGGCGCTGCGCAACTGACCAGACAGGCCGATGGACGTCGGCTGAGCCTCGATCTCGGTGCGCGCATCGAGGGGCTGTTGCCGTCGGTGATCCAGCCGATCTTCGCCGGCACCACCCGGCTGAACAGCAGTATCGGTTTCGCGCCGGACGGCGGCATCCGCATCGAGCCGTTGTCAGTGGTGTCGAAACTGGCGCGCATGGATATCGGCGGCTCCGTCGATGCGGAGCAGGTCGCCGATCTCACCATCCGCATGCGCGCTTTGCCGAATACGGGCGACGCCACCGAGGTCAACGATATCGGCATCAAGACGTTGGCCTTTGATGCCACGGTGAAGGGCGCGCTGTCAGGACCGCAGGTCGCCGCCACAGCCGCGCTGCGCGACGCAAAATTACCGCAGGGCCGTTTCGGGCAGATCGACGCGTCGTTCAACGCAACGCCGGCGGGCTCGCTGCTTGAAAAGGACACGACGGTCAAACTGACGGGGCAGGTCAAGGCAACGGGCTTGCATGCGAGTGACGCGGCTATCGACAGCGCTGTCGGGTCGTCACTTTCGCTGATGTTCGCGGGTACGAGCCGTGCGGGCATCGTCGATGTGCAGACGTTGCAGCTGCAGACGGAAACCGCAGCCGCTTCGTTCGCCGGACAGGTCGGCGGTCCCTTACTGAAAGGCCGGGCCGATATCACCTCGTCCGATCTCGCGCGTTTTGGCGCATTGGCTGGCCTCAAGCTCCGCGGTGCGTTGGCATTCGGAGCGCAACTCGATGGCAGCCCCGACGCCGGACGGATCGACGCGCGGCTCGATGGCAAGCTGACTGGTCTCTCGACCGGGATCGGACAGGTCGATGGACTTACCGGCGGAACGGTCGATCTCGCGGGCACCGTCCGCACGCTGCCCGGTGCAGGGTACGGCTTCGACGATCTGCGCATTGCCGGCCGCCATATTGGTGCACGCGTGCATGGCGATGCCACCAGAGAAAACGCTGCGATCAGCGCCGTCGTGCAGATCCCGCAGCTGTCACATGCCGACAAGACACTGAGCGGGCAGGCCGAGGCAAATGCGCAGCTCAGTGGATCGCTCGGCAAGCTTAATGCCCATGTCGCGATGGCACTGAACGATGTGCGGGCTTCCGGCCGTCCAGTGCCGCGCGTCACGCTTGAACTCGCCGCAACCGACGTCACCGGTGCGCTCGACGCCAAGGCGACGCTCGATGGCATCATCGATCGCAACTCCGCGAATGGGCGTCTGCATGTGGCGAAGCAGAGTGACGGCGGCTGGCGGGTCGATGATCTCGATTTGCGCGTCGGTTCCGTCGCTGCGCGCGGTGTCATCGCGCTGGATGCGGAGCATCTGCTGTCGGGGCAGCTTGCGGCGTCTGCCGGCAATCTCGATGACCTGTCGCCACTGCTGCTGGCCAAACTGGCCGGCGCCTTCGATGCCAGTCTGAACTTCACCACCGAGGCAGGCGCGCAGAATGCACAGATCGCATTGCGCGGACAGGGGCTCAAATATGCGAGCGATGCGATCGGCAAGGTCGATGTGCAAGCGGCGTTGCGCGACATCTGGCGACGTCCGATGGCGGACGGCAATGTCGCCATCGACAATGCGAGCATCGCGGGCGAGGTGGTCCAGAGCGTCCGCGTGGCCTCGCGCAGCACGACATCGGGCAGCGACATCACGCTGAAGCTGAACGGCAAGCGTGTCGGGGCCGATCTGCGGGCCATGCTGGTGCCGGCCAACGACATCCGCCTCGATCTCTCGGCGCTGACAGCGCGCTACGAGAGCAGTCGCATCGCGCTGGCACGACCGGCATCGTTCACGCTGCGTGGCTCGGCCATTGATATCCGCGACTTCGCGCTGGCGCTGGATCGCGGTGTGCTCAGCGTGAATGGGACGGCTGGTGACACGCTCGATCTGACGCTGTCGGCCAAGGCCGTGCCGCTCGCCGTCGCCAATGCCGTGGCGCCGCAGCTCGGGCTTGCGGGGACGCTCGATGCGCAGGCCCGCGTCACCGGGACCGCGCAGGCGCCGAGCGGAGACTGGCGCGTGGCCATCGCGGGGCTCGCAGCGGCGCAGACGCGTGAATTCGCACTGGCGCCGATGGGCATTCAGGCCAGCGGTCGCCTGAGCGAGGGGCAGACTACACTGGATGCGCAGGTCAGCGCGCCGCGCCTCGGCCAGTTGCGCGCCGCCGGGAAGATCCCGCTACAGCGTGGAGCGCTCGATCTCGCGGTGAAGGGATCGCTCGATCTTGCCGCGGCCAACGGCCATCTGTCGCCGCAGGGACGTCGGCTGTCGGGGCGCTCGGATATCGACCTGCGCGTGACCGGTGCGCTCGACAAGCCCAAGCTCAATGGTGCGGCGACGCTGTCGGGCGGCACGTTCGACGATGTCGAACTTGGCACCAAGCTCACTGGCATCGCCGCACGGATCGCCGCGCGTAACGAAGACGTGGTGATCGAGCGCTTCACCGCGACCAGCGCCAATGGCGGCAGCCTGAATGCCAGCGGCAATATCCGCATCGATCCCGACGCCGGTCTGCCCGGTTCGATCCAGGTCTCCGGCCGCGACGTGCTGCTGGCGTCGAACGCCATCATGAAGATGCGCGCCAGCCCGAACCTGCGCATTGCGGGCCCGCTGATGCGCGATCCCCGGATCACCGGGCGCATTGATGTCGATGGCCTCGACGTCAATGTCCCGGAGCGGCTGCCATCCACGTTGAAGCCGCTGGCTGGTACACGCCATGTGGATGCGCCCGAACATGTTCGGCAGGCAATTGAGAAAGAAGAGAAGGCCCGAAAGCGCACCAAGCGGGCGCCGCCTTTCGACGCGGGGCTCGACCTCACCATCGCGGCACCCAATCGCGTCTTCGTGCGCGGTCGTGGCATCGATGCCGAGCTCGGCGGCGACATGCGCCTGACCGGCCGGCTGGCGTCACCGGTGACCATCGGTGCGTTCGAGATGCGGCGTGGGAAGCTGCAGGTGGCCGGCACGCGGCTTGATTTCAGCCGTGGCCGCGCGACCTTCAGCGGCGAGGTGACGCCGGAACTCGATTTTGTCGCGCAGACCCAGGCGGGCGATGTGACCGCACAGATCACGGTCAGCGGCATCGCCTCGGCGCCGACATTCGCGTTCAGCTCGTCGCCCGACCTGCCGCAAGACGAGGTGCTGTCGCGCATCATGTTCTCGAAGGCATCCGGTGGGTTGTCGCCGTTCCAGGCGGTGCAGCTTGCGCAGATGGTGGCGCAGTTCTCGGGCGATGGCGGACCGGACACGATGGAGCGCCTGCGTCGCTCGCTCGGCGTTGATGCGCTGGATATTTCGGCCGGCGGTGCCGGCGGCCCCAGCGTCGGCGCCGCGCGCGCCATCAACAGCCGCGTCAGCGTCGGCGTGAAAGGCGCAGCTGCCGCCAAGGATTCCGCCGTCACGCTCGATATCGATCTCACCCGCCGCCTGCGCCTGCAGGGCGAGGCCTCGGGCACCGGCGCGACATCGATCGGGATCGGGACCGAGATCGAGTATTGA
- a CDS encoding autotransporter assembly complex protein TamA: MVVAVHPADALAFDPIAWVTGDDTPKVSPNTLPYKVEFDADGVDKTAVQALKDVSNLHKLRTDPPADGEMLVRRAQLDAEPMLRALWGSGYYDASVTIEIASVPLREDGATAAQKAEEFRNSGLVPIKVRVAPGSLFKLRNISVVDAATMRPFDAQTLPPHVMKIAPGMGASAGDLQAAQGAIVDYFRAQSYPLVRARDAEPLVDHRNRTMDITFVIDRGPRAGFGEVTVSGTTNVDPRVVQSYIYPAPGDPYSPDQIARIRKSVLQVPAIQTVRVREARDLNSAGQLPFTAEVTERPNNVLGASARFSTLDGPSLRSYWQHRNLFGGAESLRVEADIFVPPRTNQSALDTLRDFGFSDLGGRLRTTFIKPALNGSRNDLLLDGMVERDRTGGDRYGGYESERATASASIRHRFSDTFSAQIGIAGDVGRTTDTLGTVDYHLVGIPVQVSYDTTDHALDPTKGIRLQGFAATYPDWLGSSVSFTETRAQASVYRALDESARYVLAGRVAAGSLFGADTALIPANHRFYAGGGGSVRGFRYRSISPLGPTGEVVGGSNLLEASFEARIKVTDTIGIVPFVDVGGAFNSGYSNFGEEMRVAAGVGLRYYTAIGPIRLDVALPINKRPGESAYAFYVGIGQAF, from the coding sequence TTGGTTGTTGCCGTTCATCCAGCCGACGCGCTGGCGTTCGACCCGATTGCATGGGTCACCGGCGACGATACGCCGAAAGTTTCGCCGAACACGTTGCCATACAAGGTCGAATTCGATGCCGATGGTGTCGATAAGACTGCCGTGCAGGCATTGAAGGACGTCTCCAATCTGCACAAGCTGCGCACCGATCCGCCTGCCGATGGCGAGATGCTGGTGCGGCGTGCGCAGCTCGATGCCGAGCCGATGCTGCGGGCACTGTGGGGCTCCGGTTATTACGATGCATCGGTGACGATCGAGATTGCATCAGTGCCGCTGCGTGAAGACGGCGCAACGGCCGCGCAAAAGGCAGAAGAATTCCGCAATAGCGGCCTCGTTCCCATCAAGGTGCGGGTAGCGCCGGGCTCCCTGTTCAAACTGCGCAACATCTCGGTGGTCGATGCCGCCACCATGCGGCCGTTCGATGCGCAGACACTGCCGCCCCATGTGATGAAGATCGCGCCTGGGATGGGGGCAAGTGCAGGGGACTTGCAGGCGGCGCAGGGAGCCATCGTCGATTATTTCCGCGCGCAGTCCTATCCGCTGGTGCGGGCGCGCGATGCCGAGCCGCTGGTCGATCATCGCAACCGCACCATGGACATCACCTTCGTGATCGATCGCGGTCCGCGCGCCGGCTTCGGCGAGGTCACGGTCAGCGGCACGACGAATGTCGATCCACGCGTGGTGCAGTCGTATATCTATCCGGCACCGGGCGATCCCTATTCGCCAGACCAGATCGCGCGTATTCGCAAATCGGTTCTGCAGGTGCCGGCGATCCAGACGGTCCGCGTGCGCGAGGCGCGCGACCTCAACAGCGCCGGGCAGTTGCCGTTCACGGCCGAGGTGACCGAACGTCCCAACAATGTGCTGGGTGCATCCGCCCGGTTCTCGACGCTGGATGGGCCGAGCCTCCGCAGCTACTGGCAGCACCGCAACCTGTTCGGCGGCGCCGAGAGCCTGCGAGTCGAGGCCGACATCTTCGTGCCGCCGCGCACCAATCAAAGCGCACTGGATACGCTGCGCGATTTCGGCTTCTCCGACCTCGGTGGACGTCTGCGCACCACGTTCATCAAACCGGCGCTGAACGGCTCGCGCAACGATCTGCTGCTGGATGGCATGGTCGAGCGGGACCGCACAGGTGGCGACCGCTATGGCGGCTATGAGAGCGAGCGCGCGACTGCGAGCGCATCGATCCGCCATCGCTTCAGCGATACGTTCTCTGCACAGATCGGCATTGCAGGTGACGTCGGCCGCACCACCGATACGCTTGGCACAGTCGATTATCACCTGGTCGGCATTCCCGTGCAGGTCTCCTACGACACCACGGATCATGCGCTCGACCCGACCAAGGGCATCCGTCTGCAAGGCTTTGCCGCGACCTATCCGGACTGGCTGGGCTCGTCGGTCAGTTTTACCGAAACGCGCGCGCAGGCCTCGGTCTATCGCGCGCTCGACGAGTCCGCGCGATACGTGTTGGCCGGCCGTGTGGCGGCCGGTTCGCTGTTCGGCGCCGACACCGCGCTGATCCCCGCTAATCACCGCTTCTATGCGGGCGGCGGCGGCTCGGTGCGCGGTTTCCGCTATCGCAGCATCAGTCCGCTCGGCCCGACCGGTGAAGTGGTCGGCGGCAGCAATCTGCTGGAAGCCTCGTTCGAGGCGCGCATCAAGGTGACCGATACGATCGGCATCGTGCCTTTCGTCGATGTCGGCGGCGCGTTCAATTCGGGCTATTCGAACTTTGGCGAGGAGATGCGCGTCGCGGCGGGTGTCGGCCTGCGTTATTACACCGCCATCGGGCCGATCCGCCTCGATGTCGCTTTGCCGATCAACAAGCGACCGGGCGAATCCGCCTATGCGTTTTACGTCGGCATCGGCCAGGCGTTCTGA
- a CDS encoding (2Fe-2S)-binding protein — protein MVTLNINGKSQTWDGDPDLPLLWYLRDELGLTGTKYGCGQALCGACTVMMDKQAIRACITSVSDAAGQPITTIEGLHPTGDHVVQKAWRQENVPQCGFCQAGQIMQAAALLAENPKPSGDQIREAMSGNICRCGCYQRIQNAVHLASTGA, from the coding sequence ATGGTCACACTCAATATCAACGGAAAATCGCAGACATGGGACGGAGATCCCGATCTCCCTTTGCTCTGGTATCTGCGCGACGAGCTCGGGCTCACAGGCACCAAATATGGCTGCGGCCAGGCTCTGTGCGGCGCCTGCACCGTGATGATGGACAAACAGGCGATCCGCGCCTGTATCACATCCGTCTCCGATGCCGCCGGCCAGCCGATCACCACCATCGAGGGCCTGCATCCAACCGGTGATCACGTGGTGCAGAAAGCTTGGCGTCAGGAGAACGTGCCGCAATGCGGTTTCTGCCAGGCCGGCCAGATCATGCAGGCCGCAGCCCTGCTCGCCGAAAATCCAAAACCGTCAGGCGACCAGATCCGCGAGGCGATGTCCGGCAACATCTGCCGCTGCGGCTGCTACCAGCGCATCCAGAACGCCGTTCATCTCGCATCCACGGGGGCCTGA
- the mog gene encoding molybdopterin adenylyltransferase, with the protein MRIAIITISDRAARGDYEDISGPAIEACLRGFVTSDFELVRRVVADGRALVADALMEYCDRDPVDLILTTGGTGPAPRDETPEAMQSVMEKELAGFGELMRRVSLEQTPTAILSRQTAGIRGQTLIINLPGRPAAIDICLRAVFPAVPYCLDLIGAGRIETDPAVLASFRPA; encoded by the coding sequence ATGCGCATTGCCATCATCACGATATCGGACAGGGCTGCCCGCGGAGACTATGAAGATATCAGCGGACCGGCGATCGAAGCGTGCCTGCGCGGCTTTGTGACATCGGACTTCGAACTCGTCCGCCGTGTGGTCGCCGATGGACGTGCTCTGGTTGCAGACGCGCTGATGGAATATTGCGATCGCGATCCCGTGGATCTAATCCTCACCACCGGCGGGACGGGCCCGGCACCGCGTGACGAAACGCCAGAAGCGATGCAGTCGGTGATGGAGAAAGAGCTGGCCGGTTTCGGTGAGCTGATGCGTCGCGTCAGTCTGGAACAGACGCCGACTGCGATTCTCTCACGTCAAACCGCGGGTATTCGTGGGCAGACCTTGATCATCAATCTGCCGGGGCGACCAGCGGCTATCGACATATGCTTGCGAGCGGTGTTTCCCGCCGTGCCTTACTGCCTTGATCTCATCGGAGCCGGCCGGATCGAGACCGATCCCGCTGTGCTTGCCAGTTTCAGACCGGCGTAG